The Gasterosteus aculeatus chromosome 17, fGasAcu3.hap1.1, whole genome shotgun sequence genome includes a window with the following:
- the smpd2b gene encoding sphingomyelin phosphodiesterase 2 isoform X2, giving the protein MIGELLSKEEYDIVLLQEVWSEKDYLSLKKKLAFCHPHSHHFKSGVIGSGLAIFSKHRIHDTFLYRYSLNGYPYMVQHGDWFGGKAVGMAVLKLGGLTANVYVTHLHAEYSRDKDSYLPHRVVQAWELQQFVRHTSAAADVVILGGDLNMHPQDLGSRLLMSYTGLRDSYLESAEFDGCEDGMTLIADNPFIGKGSMGPLEKGIRIDYILFKGSSEKDVHCDFMSTTKGSAPDHPFPYSDHEALTAALRVETRQRPSKNQGSAGGKTAELVDIVTEARTEVKVGLHCAERMRYTAARTGAMGLALLFLELAIAAVPWLALGAAQPFPRTSFYLLAALCVAILFTTALLYVFYSAELKSLQGAEDQMRLAVGSLQEELRGFPVAQPHGAQRGALGPEE; this is encoded by the exons ATGATTGGAGAGCTGCTGTCCAAGGAAGAGTACGACATTGTCTTACTGCAAGAG GTGTGGAGTGAGAAGGACTATCTCTCCTTGAAAAAGAAACTGGCCTTCTGTCATCCTCACTCTCATCACTTCAAaag CGGAGTCATCGGCAGCGGATTGGCCATTTTCTCCAAACACAGAATCCACGACACTTTTCTATACCGCTACTCTCTGAATGGTTACCCTTACATG GTTCAACACGGCGACTGGTTTGGAGGCAAAGCCGTCGGCATGGCGGTCTTGAAGTTGGGCGGCCTGACCGCCAACGTCTACGTGACTCAC CTGCATGCAGAGTACAGCAGGGACAAGGACTCTTACCTACCTCACCGCGTGGTGCAGGCCTGGGAGCTGCAGCAGTTTGTTCG TCACACCTCCGCCGCAGCAGATGTGGTGATTCTAGGTGGGGACCTCAACATGCACCCTCAGGACCTCGGCAGCAGACTACTGATGTCCTACACTGGACTCCGGGACTCCTATTTAGAGTCTGCTGAATTCGAT ggGTGTGAGGACGGAATGACTCTGATAGCGGACAACCCTTTCATTGGCAAAGGGTCCATGGGTCCGTTGGAGAAAGGAATTCGAATCGACTACATCCTGTTCAAG GGATCCTCCGAAAAAGACGTTCATTGTGATTTTATGTCGACCACCAAAGGCTCCGCCCCTGACCATCCGTTCCCGTACTCGGACCACGAGGCTCTGACCGCCGCGTTGAGAGTGGAGACGCGGCAAAGACCATCTAAGAACCAGGGCTCTGCTGGAG GGAAGACGGCTGAGTTGGTGGACATCGTGACGGAGGCGCGCACCGAGGTCAAAGTGGGCTTGCACTGCGCCGAGCGGATGCGCTACACGGCGGCGCGCACCGGCGCCATGGGGCTGGCTCTGCTCTTCCTGGAGCTGGCCATCGCCGCCGTGCCCTGGTTGGCCCTGGGAGCGGCGCAGCCCTTCCCCCGCACCTCCTTCTACCTGCTGGCCGCGCTGTGCGTCGCCATCCTCTTCACCACCGCGCTGCTCTACGTCTTCTACAGCGCCGAGCTGAAGTCCCTCCAGGGCGCCGAGGACCAGATGCGGCTGGCTGTGGGgagtctgcaggaggagctcaGGGGGTTCCCCGTGGCTCAGCCCCACGGCGCCCAGCGGGGCGCCCTCGGCCCAGAGGAGTGA
- the smpd2b gene encoding sphingomyelin phosphodiesterase 2 isoform X1, giving the protein MANTDSLRVRVFSLNCWGIRYVSKHTPQRYDMIGELLSKEEYDIVLLQEVWSEKDYLSLKKKLAFCHPHSHHFKSGVIGSGLAIFSKHRIHDTFLYRYSLNGYPYMVQHGDWFGGKAVGMAVLKLGGLTANVYVTHLHAEYSRDKDSYLPHRVVQAWELQQFVRHTSAAADVVILGGDLNMHPQDLGSRLLMSYTGLRDSYLESAEFDGCEDGMTLIADNPFIGKGSMGPLEKGIRIDYILFKGSSEKDVHCDFMSTTKGSAPDHPFPYSDHEALTAALRVETRQRPSKNQGSAGGKTAELVDIVTEARTEVKVGLHCAERMRYTAARTGAMGLALLFLELAIAAVPWLALGAAQPFPRTSFYLLAALCVAILFTTALLYVFYSAELKSLQGAEDQMRLAVGSLQEELRGFPVAQPHGAQRGALGPEE; this is encoded by the exons ATGGCTAACACAGACTCCCTCCGTGTCCGGGTCTTCTCTCTCAACTGCTG GGGGATCCGCTACGTCAGCAAACACACTCCTCAGCGCTACGACATGATTGGAGAGCTGCTGTCCAAGGAAGAGTACGACATTGTCTTACTGCAAGAG GTGTGGAGTGAGAAGGACTATCTCTCCTTGAAAAAGAAACTGGCCTTCTGTCATCCTCACTCTCATCACTTCAAaag CGGAGTCATCGGCAGCGGATTGGCCATTTTCTCCAAACACAGAATCCACGACACTTTTCTATACCGCTACTCTCTGAATGGTTACCCTTACATG GTTCAACACGGCGACTGGTTTGGAGGCAAAGCCGTCGGCATGGCGGTCTTGAAGTTGGGCGGCCTGACCGCCAACGTCTACGTGACTCAC CTGCATGCAGAGTACAGCAGGGACAAGGACTCTTACCTACCTCACCGCGTGGTGCAGGCCTGGGAGCTGCAGCAGTTTGTTCG TCACACCTCCGCCGCAGCAGATGTGGTGATTCTAGGTGGGGACCTCAACATGCACCCTCAGGACCTCGGCAGCAGACTACTGATGTCCTACACTGGACTCCGGGACTCCTATTTAGAGTCTGCTGAATTCGAT ggGTGTGAGGACGGAATGACTCTGATAGCGGACAACCCTTTCATTGGCAAAGGGTCCATGGGTCCGTTGGAGAAAGGAATTCGAATCGACTACATCCTGTTCAAG GGATCCTCCGAAAAAGACGTTCATTGTGATTTTATGTCGACCACCAAAGGCTCCGCCCCTGACCATCCGTTCCCGTACTCGGACCACGAGGCTCTGACCGCCGCGTTGAGAGTGGAGACGCGGCAAAGACCATCTAAGAACCAGGGCTCTGCTGGAG GGAAGACGGCTGAGTTGGTGGACATCGTGACGGAGGCGCGCACCGAGGTCAAAGTGGGCTTGCACTGCGCCGAGCGGATGCGCTACACGGCGGCGCGCACCGGCGCCATGGGGCTGGCTCTGCTCTTCCTGGAGCTGGCCATCGCCGCCGTGCCCTGGTTGGCCCTGGGAGCGGCGCAGCCCTTCCCCCGCACCTCCTTCTACCTGCTGGCCGCGCTGTGCGTCGCCATCCTCTTCACCACCGCGCTGCTCTACGTCTTCTACAGCGCCGAGCTGAAGTCCCTCCAGGGCGCCGAGGACCAGATGCGGCTGGCTGTGGGgagtctgcaggaggagctcaGGGGGTTCCCCGTGGCTCAGCCCCACGGCGCCCAGCGGGGCGCCCTCGGCCCAGAGGAGTGA